From Miscanthus floridulus cultivar M001 chromosome 15, ASM1932011v1, whole genome shotgun sequence, the proteins below share one genomic window:
- the LOC136506695 gene encoding uncharacterized protein encodes MRTTAARPADQHRSNKRSSVPNARRMRIPAFGEWNHHGDDGGNGNGIGNGTWPAVMTPFFDLATLQKAAPKTGRRRRGGDDGFDAAKLATAAEAPQGHMQTRRSKVGHMQTRRSEVANSGAYAAAAARRTCFTVAKPVDDDLYGVPPDMMLYGKPAPRKEGWLRILRLLGCSCCLSPS; translated from the exons ATGCGGACCACCGCGGCGCGCCCAGCGGACCAGCACAGGTCTAACAAG AGATCGTCAGTGCCGAACGCGAGGCGCATGCGCATCCCGGCGTTCGGGGAGTGGAACCACCATGGCGACGACGGCGGCAACGGCAATGGCATCGGCAACGGAACATGGCCGGCGGTCATGACCCCGTTCTTCGACCTCGCCACGCTGCAGAAAGCAGCGCCCAAGACG GGGAGACGACGGCGCGGCGGTGACGACGGTTTCGATGCGGCCAAGCTGGCTACGGCGGCGGAGGCGCCACAGGGGCACATGCAGACGAGGCGGAGCAAGGTGGGGCACATGCAGACGAGGCGGAGCGAGGTGGCCAACTCCGGAGCctacgccgcggcggcggcgaggaggaccTGCTTCACGGTGGCCAAACCCGTCGACGACGACCTGTACGGGGTTCCACCGGACATGATGCTCTACGGGAAGCCGGCACCGAGG AAAGAAGGCTGGCTGAGGATCCTGCGGCTGCTGGGCTGCTCCTGCTGCTTGAGCCCGTCGTAA